From Poecile atricapillus isolate bPoeAtr1 chromosome 13, bPoeAtr1.hap1, whole genome shotgun sequence, one genomic window encodes:
- the IL17B gene encoding interleukin-17B produces the protein MERAPNLLLLCIFTFAMVPVPEAKDQSKAAKGRRRGLARPPTAPPALAWAPDDPYTSMAEYEHSIQDMVRQLRNGSEPGDTKCQVNLRLWRSNRRSLSPWAYRINHDATRIPADIPEARCLCTGCINPFTMQEDRTMASIPIYSRLPVRRLLCPGPAEAGHRPSGKKKCHKKYQMVMETIAVGCTCIF, from the exons ATGGAGAGGGCTCCAAACCTG cTTCTCCTCTGCATCTTCACCTTTGCCATGGTGCCGGTTCCTGAAGCCAAGGACCAGAGCAAGGCAGCCaagggcaggagaaggggcCTGGCACGGCCACCAACAGCCCCCCCTGCCCTGGCCTGGGCCCCAGATGACCCCTACACCAGCATGGCAGAGTATGAGCACAGCATCCAGGACATGGTGCGCCAGCTGAGGAACGGCTCCGAGCCGGGGGACACCAAGTGCCAGGTGAACCTGAGGCTCTGGAGGTCCAACCGGAGGAGCCTGTCCCCCTGGGCCTACAG GATAAACCACGATGCCACACGGATCCCAGCAGACATCCCCGAGGCCCGGTGCCTCTGCACTGGCTGCATCAACCCCTTCACCATGCAGGAGGATCGCACCATGGCCAGCATTCCCATCTACAGCCGGCTGCCCGTGCGCCGCCTGCTCTGCCCGGGCCCGGCCGAGGCGGGGCACAGGCCCTCGGGCAAGAAGAAGTGTCACAAGAAGTACCAGATGGTGATGGAGACCATCGCTGTGGGCTGCACCTGCATCTTCTGA
- the PCYOX1L gene encoding prenylcysteine oxidase-like gives MAPPPAALPLPLPLLPALAALLAALPAAPAARAAPRSIAVVGAGLGGSATAYFLQQHFGPQVQLDVYEAAGVGGRLATVTVNKQQYESRGASIHALSLHMQDFVKILGLKHRREVAGKSAIFSGEHFVLEETDWYLLNLFRLWWHYGISFLRLQMWVEEVMEKFMRIYKYQAHGYAFSSLEELLRSLGGEAFVNMTQRSVAESLLEVGVTQRFVDDVIAAVLRSSYGQSVLVPAFAGAMSLAGAQGSTWAVEGGNKLVCSGLLKLTKANVISARVTGISLHSSEGRALYQVHYESTEGQGSAFYDMVVVTTPLHPSRSNFTFENFDPPIADFPGAFQPSVTSVVHGYLNSSYFGFPDPKLFPFTSILTTDTPDLFFHAMDNICPVNISAAFRRKQPQEAAVWRVLSQQPLDKQQLKTLFRSYYSVQVTEWPAYPRYDAAKALPPIVLHENLFYLSGVEWVASSMEMVAVAAKNVALLAYNRWHQDLEKIDQKDLMHKVKTEL, from the exons atggccccgccgcccgccgcgctgccgctgccgctgccgctgctgccggcCCTGGCCGCGCTCCTGGCCGCGCTCccggccgcgcccgccgcccgcgccgcgcCGCGCTCCATCG CCGTGGTGGGCGCCGGGCTGGGGGGCTCGGCCACCGCGtatttcctgcagcagcacttcGGGCCGCAGGTGCAGCTGGACGTGTACGAGGCGGCGGGCGTGGGTGGGCGCCTGGCCACCGTCACCGTCAACAAGCAGCAGTATGAGAGCCGCGGAGCCTCCATCCACGCCCTCAGCCTCCACATGCAGGACTTCGTCAAGATCCTGG GCCTCAAGCACCGGCGCGAGGTGGCCGGGAAAAGCGCCATCTTCAGCGGGGAGCACTTCGTCCTGGAGGAGACCGACTGGTACCTGCTCAACCTCTTCCGGCTCTGGTGGCACTACGGCATCAGCTTCCTGCGCCTGCAGATGTGGGTGGAGGAGGTGATGGAGAAGTTCATGAG gaTCTACAAGTACCAGGCTCATGGCTACGccttctccagcctggaggagctgctgcgcTCTCTGGGGGGTGAGGCCTTCGTGAACATGACCCAGCGCTCGGTGGCCGAGTCCCTGCTGGAGGTTGGTGTCACCCAGCGCTTCGTGGACGACGTCATCGCCGCCGTGCTGCGCTCCAGCTACGGCCAGTCCGTGCTGGTGCCCGCCTTCGCAG GGGCCATGTCGCTGGCGGGAGCCCAGGGCAGCACCTGGGCAGTGGAAGGAGGGAATAAGCTGGTGTGTTCGGGTCTGCTGAAGCTGACCAAAGCCAATGTGATTTCAGCCAGGGTGACAGGCATCTCCCTGCACAGCTCGG AGGGGAGAGCCCTGTACCAGGTCCACTACGAGAGCACCGAAGGCCAAGGCTCGGCTTTCTACGACATGGTGGTGGTGACGACTCCGCTGCATCCCAGCAGGAGCAACTTCACCTTCGAGAACTTCGACCCTCCCATCGCCGACTTCCCCGGAGCCTTCCAGCCCTCGGTCACCTCCGTGGTGCACGGCTACCTCAACTCCTCCTACTTCGGCTTCCCCGACCCCAAGCTGTTCCCTTTCACCAGCATCCTCACCACCGACACCCCCGACCTGTTCTTCCACGCCATGGACAACATCTGCCCCGTCAACATCTCGGCGGCGTTCCGGCGCAAGCAGCCCCAGGAGGCGGCGGTGTGGCGCGTCCTGTCCCAGCAGCCGCTGgacaagcagcagctgaagacCCTCTTCAGGTCCTACTACTCGGTGCAGGTGACAGAGTGGCCGGCGTACCCCCGCTACGACGCCGCCAAGGCCCTGCCGCCCATCGTGCTCCATGAGAACCTCTTCTACCTCAGCGGCGTGGAGTGGGTGGCCAGCTCCATGGAGATGGTAGCGGTGGCTGCCAAAAACGTGGCCCTGCTGGCCTACAACCGCTGGCATCAGGACCTGGAGAAGATCGACCAGAAGGACTTGATGCACAAGGTGAAGACGGAGCTGTGA
- the GRPEL2 gene encoding grpE protein homolog 2, mitochondrial codes for MAARSLRRLGALLPSAGKAGTGSLHFRGSPCAFSTAAQQRSTGDECGPEEPSDEPKHPLSDCALEHKAIKLEEQVRDLTERYRKALADSENVRRRTQKFVEDAKLFGIQSFCRDLVEVADILEKTAESAAGQAGPSDPNPTLKKIYEGLSLIEAKLQSVFAKHGLQKMNPVGGRYDPYDHEIICHVPAEGMQPGTVALVTQDGYKLHGRTIRHALVGVAVEAQE; via the exons ATGGCCGCCCGCTCCCTGCGGCGCCTCGGGGCCCTGCTGCCCTCGGCCGGCAAGGCCGGCACAGGCAG TTTGCATTTCAGAGGGTCCCCCTGTGctttcagcactgcagctcagcagaggAGTACAGGAGACGAGTGTGGCCCAGAGGAGCCCAGTGACGAGCCCAAGCACCCCCTCTCTGACTGTGCCTTGGAGCACAAAGCCATCAAATTGGAAGAGCAAGTCCGAGATTTAACT GAGCGATACCGAAAAGCTTTGGCAGATTCTGAGAACGTCCGGAGGAGAACGCAGAAGTTTGTGGAAGATGCCAAACTCTTTG GGATCCAGAGTTTCTGCAGGGACCTGGTGGAGGTCGCAGACATCCTGGAGAAGACAGCCGAGAGCGCCGCCGGCCAGGCGGGGCCCAGCGATCCCAACCCCACCCTGAAGAAGATCTACGAGGGCCTGTCTCTCATCGAGGCCAAGCTGCAGAGCGTCTTTGCCAAGCATGGCCTGCAGAAGATGAACCCTGTGGGTGGCAGGTACGACCCCTACGACCACGAGATCATCTGCCACGTGCCAGCCGAGGGCATGCAGCCGGGCACGGTGGCGCTGGTCACGCAGGACGGCTACAAACTGCACGGCCGCACCATCAGGCACGCGCTGGTCGGCGTGGCCGTGGAGGCACAGGAGTGA
- the AFAP1L1 gene encoding actin filament-associated protein 1-like 1 isoform X2 gives MDRLSVLDQLLPELSVLLKLLDHEYLSATTQEKKLAVSSILQKLQPPAGKDVDYMYVNTASLGNGTSFVESLFEEFDCDLRDLQDMQEDEGDTSDGAGLELARSQTCKSVPVDPAPPLPTTPPPEDYYEEALPLGPGKAPEYITSRNSSSPPNSIEDGYYEDADSNYPVTRINGEQKNSYNDSDAMSSSYESYDEEEEEGKGQQLTHQWPSEEASMNLVKDCRICAFLLRKKRFGQWAKQLTIIRDGKLLCYKSSKDRQPHVEVPLSTCNVIYVPKDGRRKKHELRFSLPGAEALVLAVQSKEQAEEWLKVIKEASGPAAGGMEAPTSPAMPCKMELDKRLSQEKHTSDSDSVAMGDTGSPATRREHSEHGKGKKSGLADLKGSMSRAAGKKITRIISFSKKKPSPEDTQTSSTEEDIPCCGHLSVLVNQCWKERWCRLKGNTLYFHKDRTDLRTHVNAIVLRGCEVVPGLGPKHPFAFRILRHGQEVAALEASCSEDLGRWLGLLLVETGSQTAPEALHYDYVDVETIANIVTAVRHSYLWASSSQDHRVDSSRVVYDDVPYEKVQAEEEPGRPGGAQVKRHASSCSEKSRRVDPQVKVKRHASSANQYRYGKNRAEEDARRFLTEKEKLEKEKAAIRSELMLLRKEKRELREAMKGSTGPRLQELEQRVALLEERCRHKEESRVDLELKLTEVKEQLKQSLAGGPALGLAVTSKAENGETTNKPNGTPPEHLVPVNCAAELRKRSPSIIPANTGSVLQKAKEWEKKQT, from the exons TGCTGGAccagctcctgccagagctcagCGTTCTGCTCAAGCTGCTGGACCACGAGTACCTGAGTGCCACCACTCAGGAGAAGAAGCTGGCTGTCTCCAGCATCCTGCAGAAGCTGCAGCCGCCTGCAG GGAAGGATGTGGACTACATGTACGTCAACACAGCGTCCCTGGGCAATGGCACCAGCTTTGTGGAGTCCCTCTTTGAGGAGTTTG ACTGTGACCTGCGGGACCTGCAGGACATGCAGGAGGACGAGGGGGACACCAGTGACGGCGCTGGCTTGGAGCTGGCGAGGAGCCAGACCTGCAAATCT GTTCCTGTGGATCCTGCTCCTCCACTGCCCACCACTCCCCCTCCTGAGGATTACTACGAGGAAGCGCTGCCCCTGGGCCCTGGCAAGGCCCCCGAGTACATCACCTCCCGCA acagctccagccccccCAACTCCATCGAGGACGGCTATTACGAGGATGCAGACAGCAACTACCCTGTCACCAGGATAAATGGGGAGCAGAAAAATTCCT ACAACGACTCGGATGCCATGAGCAGCTCTTACGAGTCCTatgacgaggaggaggaggagggcaagggcCAGCAGCTGACACACCAGTGGCCATCAGAGGAGGCCTCCATGAACCTGGTGAAGGATTGCCGGATCTGCGCGTTCCTCTTGCGCAAGAAGCGCTTTGGGCAGTGGGCCAAGCAGCTCACCATCATCCGGGATGGCAAACTGCTG TGCTACAAAAGCTCCAAGGACCGGCAGCCACACGTGGAGGTGCCCCTGAGCACCTGCAATGTCATTTACGTGCCCAAGGACGGGCGGCGCAAGAAGCACGAGCTGCGGTTCTCGCTGCCAGGGGCCGAGGCgctggtgctggcagtgcagagcAAGGAGCAGGCTGAGGAGTGGCTCAAG GTGATAAAGGAAGCCAGCGGTCCAGCAGCGGGTGGGATGGAAGCCCCCACCTCCCCAGCGATGCCGTGCAAGATGGAGCTGGACAAG CGCCTGTCCCAGGAGAAGCACACCTCAGACTCAGACAGTGTGGCCATGGGTGACACCGGGTCCCCGGCCACCCGCAGAGAGCACAGCGAGCACG GGAAAGGCAAAAAGAGTGGCCTGGCTGACCTGAAAGGCTCGATGAGCCGGGCAGCAGGGAAGAAAATCACCAGGATCATCAGCTTCTCCAAGAAAAAGCCATCCCCTGAGGACACCCAGACCTCCTCCACCGAGGAGGACATCCCCTGCTGCG GCCACCTCAGCGTGCTGGTGAACCAGTGCTGGAAGGAGCGCTGGTGTCGCCTCAAGGGCAACACCCTCTACTTCCACAAGGACCGCACGGACCTGCGCACACACGTGAACGCCATCGTCCTGCGGGGCTGCGAGGTGGTCCCGGGGCTGGGCCCCAAGCACCCCTTCGCCTTCCGCATCCTCCGCCACGGGCAGGAGGTGGCGGCGCTGGAG GCAAGCTGCTCTGAAGATCTGGGCCGCTGGCTGGGTCTCCTCTTGGTGGAAACAGGCTCCCAGACAGCCCCAGAGGCCTTGCACTATGATTATGTGGATGTGGAGACCATTGCCAACATCGTGACGGCCGTGAGACACTCGTACCT GTGGGCCAGCTCCTCCCAGGATCACCGAGTGGACTCCTCTCGGGTGGTGTACGATGATGTCCCCTACGAGAAGGTTCAG GCGGAGGAGGAGCCGGGGCGGCCGGGGGGTGCTCAGGTGAAGCGCCACGCCTCGTCCTGCAGCGAGAAGTCGCGAAGGGTGGACCCGCAAGTCAAAGTGAAGAGACACGCGTCCA gtgcCAACCAGTACAGGTACGGCAAGAACCGGGCCGAGGAGGACGCCAGGCGGTTCctgacagagaaagagaagctggagaaggagaaggcaGCGATCCGCAGCGAGCTGATGTTGCTGCGGAAGGAGAAGCGGGAACTGCGGGAAGCCATGAAGGGCAGCACGG GGCcgaggctgcaggagctggagcagcgtgTGGCGCTGCTGGAGGAGCGGTGCCGGCACAAGGAGGAGTCTCGGGTCGATCTGGAGCTCAAGCTGACCGAAgtgaaggagcagctgaagcAGTCGCTGGCAGGAGGGCCGgccctggggctggctgtgacCAGCAAGGCTGAGAATGGG GAAACTACAAACAAGCCAAACGGGACCCCCCCTGAGCACTTGGTCCCTGTGAActgtgcagcagagctgaggaagaGAAGCCCCTCCATCATCCCTGCCAACACAGGGAGCGTGCTGCAGAAAGCCAAG GAATGGGAAAAGAAGCAGACTTAA
- the AFAP1L1 gene encoding actin filament-associated protein 1-like 1 isoform X1 — MDRLSVLDQLLPELSVLLKLLDHEYLSATTQEKKLAVSSILQKLQPPAGKDVDYMYVNTASLGNGTSFVESLFEEFDCDLRDLQDMQEDEGDTSDGAGLELARSQTCKSVPVDPAPPLPTTPPPEDYYEEALPLGPGKAPEYITSRNSSSPPNSIEDGYYEDADSNYPVTRINGEQKNSYNDSDAMSSSYESYDEEEEEGKGQQLTHQWPSEEASMNLVKDCRICAFLLRKKRFGQWAKQLTIIRDGKLLCYKSSKDRQPHVEVPLSTCNVIYVPKDGRRKKHELRFSLPGAEALVLAVQSKEQAEEWLKVIKEASGPAAGGMEAPTSPAMPCKMELDKRLSQEKHTSDSDSVAMGDTGSPATRREHSEHGKGKKSGLADLKGSMSRAAGKKITRIISFSKKKPSPEDTQTSSTEEDIPCCGHLSVLVNQCWKERWCRLKGNTLYFHKDRTDLRTHVNAIVLRGCEVVPGLGPKHPFAFRILRHGQEVAALEASCSEDLGRWLGLLLVETGSQTAPEALHYDYVDVETIANIVTAVRHSYLWASSSQDHRVDSSRVVYDDVPYEKVQQAEEEPGRPGGAQVKRHASSCSEKSRRVDPQVKVKRHASSANQYRYGKNRAEEDARRFLTEKEKLEKEKAAIRSELMLLRKEKRELREAMKGSTGPRLQELEQRVALLEERCRHKEESRVDLELKLTEVKEQLKQSLAGGPALGLAVTSKAENGETTNKPNGTPPEHLVPVNCAAELRKRSPSIIPANTGSVLQKAKEWEKKQT; from the exons TGCTGGAccagctcctgccagagctcagCGTTCTGCTCAAGCTGCTGGACCACGAGTACCTGAGTGCCACCACTCAGGAGAAGAAGCTGGCTGTCTCCAGCATCCTGCAGAAGCTGCAGCCGCCTGCAG GGAAGGATGTGGACTACATGTACGTCAACACAGCGTCCCTGGGCAATGGCACCAGCTTTGTGGAGTCCCTCTTTGAGGAGTTTG ACTGTGACCTGCGGGACCTGCAGGACATGCAGGAGGACGAGGGGGACACCAGTGACGGCGCTGGCTTGGAGCTGGCGAGGAGCCAGACCTGCAAATCT GTTCCTGTGGATCCTGCTCCTCCACTGCCCACCACTCCCCCTCCTGAGGATTACTACGAGGAAGCGCTGCCCCTGGGCCCTGGCAAGGCCCCCGAGTACATCACCTCCCGCA acagctccagccccccCAACTCCATCGAGGACGGCTATTACGAGGATGCAGACAGCAACTACCCTGTCACCAGGATAAATGGGGAGCAGAAAAATTCCT ACAACGACTCGGATGCCATGAGCAGCTCTTACGAGTCCTatgacgaggaggaggaggagggcaagggcCAGCAGCTGACACACCAGTGGCCATCAGAGGAGGCCTCCATGAACCTGGTGAAGGATTGCCGGATCTGCGCGTTCCTCTTGCGCAAGAAGCGCTTTGGGCAGTGGGCCAAGCAGCTCACCATCATCCGGGATGGCAAACTGCTG TGCTACAAAAGCTCCAAGGACCGGCAGCCACACGTGGAGGTGCCCCTGAGCACCTGCAATGTCATTTACGTGCCCAAGGACGGGCGGCGCAAGAAGCACGAGCTGCGGTTCTCGCTGCCAGGGGCCGAGGCgctggtgctggcagtgcagagcAAGGAGCAGGCTGAGGAGTGGCTCAAG GTGATAAAGGAAGCCAGCGGTCCAGCAGCGGGTGGGATGGAAGCCCCCACCTCCCCAGCGATGCCGTGCAAGATGGAGCTGGACAAG CGCCTGTCCCAGGAGAAGCACACCTCAGACTCAGACAGTGTGGCCATGGGTGACACCGGGTCCCCGGCCACCCGCAGAGAGCACAGCGAGCACG GGAAAGGCAAAAAGAGTGGCCTGGCTGACCTGAAAGGCTCGATGAGCCGGGCAGCAGGGAAGAAAATCACCAGGATCATCAGCTTCTCCAAGAAAAAGCCATCCCCTGAGGACACCCAGACCTCCTCCACCGAGGAGGACATCCCCTGCTGCG GCCACCTCAGCGTGCTGGTGAACCAGTGCTGGAAGGAGCGCTGGTGTCGCCTCAAGGGCAACACCCTCTACTTCCACAAGGACCGCACGGACCTGCGCACACACGTGAACGCCATCGTCCTGCGGGGCTGCGAGGTGGTCCCGGGGCTGGGCCCCAAGCACCCCTTCGCCTTCCGCATCCTCCGCCACGGGCAGGAGGTGGCGGCGCTGGAG GCAAGCTGCTCTGAAGATCTGGGCCGCTGGCTGGGTCTCCTCTTGGTGGAAACAGGCTCCCAGACAGCCCCAGAGGCCTTGCACTATGATTATGTGGATGTGGAGACCATTGCCAACATCGTGACGGCCGTGAGACACTCGTACCT GTGGGCCAGCTCCTCCCAGGATCACCGAGTGGACTCCTCTCGGGTGGTGTACGATGATGTCCCCTACGAGAAGGTTCAG caGGCGGAGGAGGAGCCGGGGCGGCCGGGGGGTGCTCAGGTGAAGCGCCACGCCTCGTCCTGCAGCGAGAAGTCGCGAAGGGTGGACCCGCAAGTCAAAGTGAAGAGACACGCGTCCA gtgcCAACCAGTACAGGTACGGCAAGAACCGGGCCGAGGAGGACGCCAGGCGGTTCctgacagagaaagagaagctggagaaggagaaggcaGCGATCCGCAGCGAGCTGATGTTGCTGCGGAAGGAGAAGCGGGAACTGCGGGAAGCCATGAAGGGCAGCACGG GGCcgaggctgcaggagctggagcagcgtgTGGCGCTGCTGGAGGAGCGGTGCCGGCACAAGGAGGAGTCTCGGGTCGATCTGGAGCTCAAGCTGACCGAAgtgaaggagcagctgaagcAGTCGCTGGCAGGAGGGCCGgccctggggctggctgtgacCAGCAAGGCTGAGAATGGG GAAACTACAAACAAGCCAAACGGGACCCCCCCTGAGCACTTGGTCCCTGTGAActgtgcagcagagctgaggaagaGAAGCCCCTCCATCATCCCTGCCAACACAGGGAGCGTGCTGCAGAAAGCCAAG GAATGGGAAAAGAAGCAGACTTAA